The Mycobacteriales bacterium genome window below encodes:
- a CDS encoding peptidylprolyl isomerase has protein sequence MYATISTTLGDVRVQLFPNHAPKTVANFVELAEGTREWVDPSTGERSKKPLYDGTIFHRVISGFMIQGGDPLGTGTGGPGYRFNDEIHPELAFTRPYLLAMANAGPGTNGSQFFITVDATGWLTGKHTIFGEVADQASRDVVDRIATTPTGAMDRPTTDVVVEKVTVERVAS, from the coding sequence TCGGTGACGTCCGAGTTCAACTTTTTCCGAATCACGCGCCGAAGACGGTCGCGAACTTCGTCGAGCTCGCTGAAGGCACCCGGGAATGGGTCGACCCGAGCACCGGAGAGCGATCGAAGAAGCCGCTCTATGACGGCACGATCTTCCATCGCGTGATCAGCGGCTTCATGATCCAGGGCGGCGACCCGCTCGGCACCGGTACCGGGGGCCCGGGCTACCGCTTCAACGACGAGATCCACCCTGAGCTCGCCTTCACCAGGCCCTACCTGCTCGCGATGGCCAACGCCGGACCCGGCACGAACGGCTCCCAGTTCTTCATCACCGTCGACGCCACCGGCTGGCTGACCGGCAAGCACACGATCTTCGGTGAGGTGGCCGACCAGGCCAGTCGCGACGTCGTCGACCGGATCGCGACGACGCCGACCGGTGCGATGGACCGCCCGACGACGGACGTCGTCGTCGAGAAGGTGACCGTCGAGCGGGTGGCCAGCTGA
- a CDS encoding rhomboid family intramembrane serine protease — MIPASVGFHCPECVAQGRRTTRSARTVYGGRVYSGSPPALVTRILIALNVAVFIATTASGANPITGDTGSSTIYDRFALVPIQVAHGQWYRLITAAFLHYGILHIGFNMFALWMVGPQLEAVLGRLRYAGLYVLAGIGGSILSLAFGPFNEQAAGASGAIFGLFAALYVVARHLNLQTGSIAATIVFNLIFTFSVSNIDWRGHVGGLIIGAVIAAIYAYAPKGPARDRIQAAGVGVVAAVLAVTGFFAARHTYDKCPDIVTAQGEQFCVVQQPGV, encoded by the coding sequence ATGATCCCGGCCTCGGTCGGCTTCCACTGCCCGGAATGTGTCGCCCAGGGCCGGCGTACCACCAGGAGTGCGCGCACCGTCTACGGCGGCCGGGTGTACTCGGGTTCCCCGCCGGCGCTCGTCACCCGCATCCTGATCGCGCTGAACGTCGCGGTGTTCATTGCCACGACGGCGAGCGGGGCCAACCCGATCACCGGTGACACCGGAAGTTCGACGATCTACGACCGGTTCGCGCTCGTCCCGATCCAGGTCGCGCACGGCCAGTGGTATCGGCTGATCACCGCGGCGTTCCTGCACTACGGGATCCTGCACATCGGGTTCAACATGTTCGCGTTGTGGATGGTCGGCCCGCAGCTCGAGGCGGTCCTCGGCCGGCTGCGCTACGCGGGGCTCTACGTGCTGGCGGGCATCGGCGGCAGCATCCTGTCGCTCGCGTTCGGCCCGTTCAACGAGCAGGCGGCGGGCGCCTCCGGGGCGATCTTCGGGTTGTTCGCGGCGCTCTACGTCGTCGCCCGTCACCTCAACCTGCAGACCGGCTCGATCGCCGCCACGATCGTGTTCAACCTGATCTTCACCTTCTCGGTGTCGAACATCGACTGGCGTGGCCACGTCGGTGGGTTGATCATCGGCGCGGTGATCGCCGCGATCTACGCCTACGCGCCCAAGGGTCCGGCGCGGGACCGGATCCAGGCGGCCGGAGTCGGGGTCGTCGCCGCCGTGCTCGCGGTGACCGGGTTCTTCGCGGCGCGCCACACCTACGACAAGTGCCCGGACATCGTGACCGCGCAGGGTGAGCAGTTCTGCGTCGTCCAGCAGCCAGGCGTGTGA
- a CDS encoding FmdB family zinc ribbon protein: MPLYLFRCTACDAEHEALLGLGETGDRDCPECGGTAKHRFARIAVKYEGWGFTATDSLVSDTKGKDFKAIRSKAEEISDG, encoded by the coding sequence ATGCCGCTCTACCTGTTCCGATGTACGGCGTGTGACGCCGAGCACGAAGCGCTGCTCGGCCTCGGCGAGACCGGCGACCGGGACTGTCCGGAGTGCGGCGGCACGGCCAAGCACCGGTTCGCGCGGATCGCGGTGAAGTACGAAGGCTGGGGCTTCACCGCGACCGACTCCCTCGTCAGCGACACCAAGGGCAAGGACTTCAAAGCGATCCGAAGCAAGGCCGAGGAAATCAGCGACGGCTGA
- a CDS encoding acetyl-CoA C-acyltransferase, with product MRDAVIVEAVRTPVGRRNGAYKDVHPVDLSAHILESLQERTGIDRAVVDDVIWGCVSQVGEQTMNVGRNAVLAAGWPESVPGTTVDRQCGSSQQAVHFAAAGVLSGQYDVAVAGGVEVMTRVPMGSSVGADVGFPMGPKFFARYEGQQINQGLGAEMIAERWGFSRQQVDEFSVGSHEKAAAAVASGAFAKQYAVVPGTGLEADEGIRPESTVEKLAGLKTAFREDGVITAGNSSQISDGSGALLITTSEKAAELGLKPLVRLHTFALAGDDPVIMLTAPIPATAKALSRSGLKIDDIGAFEINEAFAPVPMAWLKETGANEKSLNPLGGAIAIGHPLGGSGAVLMTRLVHHMVDNGIKYGLQSMCEGGGMANATILELL from the coding sequence ATGCGTGACGCGGTCATCGTCGAAGCGGTCCGGACCCCGGTGGGTCGCCGTAACGGCGCGTACAAGGACGTCCACCCGGTCGATCTGTCGGCCCACATCCTCGAGTCGCTCCAGGAGCGCACCGGCATCGACCGGGCCGTCGTCGACGACGTCATCTGGGGCTGCGTGAGCCAGGTGGGCGAGCAGACGATGAACGTCGGCCGCAACGCGGTCCTCGCCGCGGGCTGGCCGGAGTCGGTCCCCGGCACGACCGTCGACCGCCAGTGCGGTTCGAGTCAGCAGGCGGTGCACTTCGCTGCCGCCGGGGTGTTGTCGGGCCAGTACGACGTCGCCGTCGCGGGCGGGGTCGAGGTCATGACCCGGGTCCCGATGGGGTCCTCGGTCGGTGCCGACGTCGGCTTCCCGATGGGGCCGAAGTTCTTCGCCCGCTACGAAGGACAGCAGATCAACCAGGGCCTGGGCGCTGAGATGATCGCCGAGCGCTGGGGCTTTTCGCGCCAGCAGGTCGACGAGTTCTCGGTCGGCTCGCACGAGAAGGCTGCCGCGGCGGTCGCGTCCGGGGCGTTCGCCAAGCAGTACGCCGTGGTGCCCGGCACCGGGCTCGAAGCCGACGAGGGCATCCGCCCGGAGAGCACCGTCGAGAAGCTGGCCGGCCTCAAGACGGCCTTCCGCGAGGACGGCGTCATCACCGCCGGCAACTCCTCGCAGATCTCCGACGGTTCCGGCGCCCTGCTGATCACGACCAGCGAGAAGGCCGCCGAGCTCGGCCTCAAGCCGCTGGTCCGCCTTCACACGTTCGCCCTCGCGGGCGACGACCCGGTCATCATGCTGACCGCGCCGATCCCGGCCACCGCCAAGGCGCTGTCGCGCTCGGGGCTGAAGATCGACGACATCGGCGCGTTCGAGATCAACGAGGCCTTCGCGCCGGTCCCGATGGCGTGGCTGAAGGAGACCGGCGCCAACGAGAAGTCGCTCAACCCGCTCGGCGGGGCGATCGCGATCGGTCACCCGCTCGGTGGCTCCGGGGCGGTCCTTATGACGCGGCTGGTCCACCACATGGTCGACAACGGCATCAAGTACGGCCTGCAGAGCATGTGCGAAGGCGGCGGCATGGCCAACGCCACGATCCTCGAACTGCTCTAA